From Pusillibacter faecalis, one genomic window encodes:
- a CDS encoding immunity protein Imm33 domain-containing protein — MYINKYWGKFIGGSDDSLNLVAFLEDQRKEEIPLSEIFAKIGLDKQNGDFRQTVEYLEFTHSDGVEMDFHFAIDVVTDLAAILLECSVSGSVNLHDLDKYNTPSRRIRITATPEEHDAMNKALADFVHAPLEYDLSEMMGEDEITDMAYQVEMLRKELYEASGRNRNYHVKAEDVRHLLHDWEGADGCIATNRITVEGCKVGYCYREEPDGGWDSGWRFTAGDESGSYMDDPNNAGVYKLNTICNDDPEIISLLNTPAPCAFERDENGMFQQIKDWKPEQDEEDLDMAILERCQKWHEEDKFQKIIDALEAIPAQERTPEMDSELARAYNNWGAPRSNREALKKAIALLKPHEEYFAGDHFWNFRIGYAYYYLNQEGRALRYFEKALEARPDDEDTKEFIDWCKKGIALPQFSECFRERTEDWWETFAEMEGALRQMMDDDKDHTRGAEIVAQMENALNLVFDDISFEMGFNGEKYELILTPEGDKVKLFELVYFQKHATKEVLEHWNILVGRQPIQNIGLRTDDGWEISGEDVQIWLEGQGENSFAISAYCEKLLPMLGEEEGRAWWMLTTLTDQVLGEIPHMRYIDSFDVLEEPKEEPSILMSQLPEKLREKGLELSTDPESFLETYMGYQMKPHEDPDADWRLDVVVGSTCCAPLVNGYLNADNDFMDNLHADGVVAGFFCYPLDTLREEEGSEKIFDFRDRLEESLATGDGPEALTLTGGATGLYCGYVDFIAWDIQTALNKAKEFFEGTDIPWASFHTFRREAGSVRLKQQEDEPDAKEQENELEETLTGMDYIPYTPENAEAFFAQIEQWNDEDEYTRCIQALNAIPEDWRNYRTAYALARALENYAIIGDHDEGTPNYKGDKALLRAIQVLESVREEGQDKAEWNMRMAYAYQYLHGQEEKAIPYAQRWAELEPEDENAPAVIRECRTEIRKRQRSRNKKAKFIPGDTPFEGFDLTNFWDDNLYAQKEYISEPPSDGLIASVEEELGYKLPASYIWLMKQHNGGIPVNTCYPCDEPTCWAEDHVAITGIFGIGREKNCSLCGNLGSQFMIDEWEYPAIGVAICDCPSAGHDMIFLDYRACGPQGEPAVVHVDQENDYKITHLADSFEEFIRGLEHESLYDPDEDADDLDEEDDADEEETDRTGPFAGFVLLSKGAWDKQQFIRDMKETWNITVEECDASEEKDDDALVFEVGDMLAAVSLATYPIPNGEAELNAENNYMWEDAVQVAREHRAHIMVAVLGKEEKVLEKGKLFTKLVAACCRQEYATGVYTSGVVFEPRFYEGFADMIKEDELPIFNWVWFGLYRSEGGLNAYTYGMDVFGKEEMEVLNTDAEPGDLRDFLASLASYVLACDVMLQDGETIGFSADDKHTITRSPGVSLPEEQMTLKISWEPLDGDPDEGGENGPEGDGPQEESPGGPEAYTEEEMAAVEGHIEQYFGEVENVFHELVSPDIHVDICIVPPSEKRDYYTLVTMGMGAHRMKVPEELAEYKLERAELAIALPRDWKLDQESMKDERWYWPIRLLKVLARLPIASNTWLGFGHTMDNEQPFAKDTKLCAAILTGPQDTEDGSEVCILPGGEEVNFYQVIPLYRDELEFKMAHDADALLDKMAGISFVVNPSRQDAITRGTLSNDDFDGEMDDASYHIESIEEKELPIDPINAYNHMAIYLRWCMEHDLMGEDFMEEYGEVVKQVKTNPSSVDLREFIRDELDGCLFSVLFHQQGRAFAGYYYGEGDSPYYPADVDDNALRFFGPERYHSDEFQDEAYLFIPFDEDYYQAMAKVIEERFENWQGQDFDEDTLEPSEVAQAIMEYLDCECTYFPSMADDDPIMSAYSYAKRNSAHEGFIPVLIKADDETLLECLVMNADPEHDADCYAFDLKTVEEYRKRLLAAPVKDGKSVLEGLTSQRKEEAEDDDMDWEEEVLGEMEGGYDNDRFSCYWDSDSHMTHPLILVKIPVKNPWEIFAYLPFGNWNECPDTPELMAVAKYWFERYGAIPAAMSHDELEFDLPAPVSKEKAMEVATEQYGFCPDIVDQEQDDPTVGNLADVLRQSTVWYFWWD; from the coding sequence ATGTATATCAACAAATACTGGGGTAAGTTTATTGGAGGTTCCGATGACAGTCTGAACCTTGTGGCCTTTTTGGAGGACCAGAGGAAAGAGGAAATCCCACTCAGCGAAATTTTCGCCAAGATCGGGCTGGACAAGCAAAACGGGGACTTCCGCCAGACAGTGGAGTATCTGGAATTTACCCACTCGGATGGCGTGGAGATGGACTTTCACTTCGCCATTGATGTGGTCACCGATCTGGCCGCCATCCTACTGGAGTGCAGCGTCAGCGGCAGTGTGAACCTCCACGATCTGGACAAGTACAACACCCCCTCCCGCCGTATCCGCATCACCGCCACGCCAGAGGAGCATGACGCCATGAACAAGGCTCTGGCGGACTTTGTCCATGCCCCGCTGGAATACGACCTCAGCGAGATGATGGGCGAGGATGAGATCACGGATATGGCTTATCAGGTGGAGATGCTGCGGAAAGAGTTGTACGAAGCCTCCGGCCGTAACCGGAACTACCATGTAAAGGCGGAAGATGTGAGACATCTGCTTCACGACTGGGAAGGCGCCGATGGCTGCATTGCCACCAACCGCATCACAGTGGAGGGCTGCAAGGTAGGCTACTGCTACCGGGAGGAGCCGGACGGCGGCTGGGACAGCGGCTGGCGGTTCACTGCCGGGGACGAGAGCGGGTCTTACATGGATGACCCCAACAACGCCGGCGTCTATAAGCTGAACACCATCTGCAACGACGACCCGGAGATCATCTCCCTGCTGAACACCCCCGCCCCCTGCGCCTTTGAGCGGGATGAGAATGGTATGTTCCAGCAGATCAAAGACTGGAAGCCGGAACAGGACGAGGAGGACTTGGATATGGCCATTTTAGAGCGGTGCCAGAAGTGGCATGAGGAGGACAAATTCCAGAAAATCATTGACGCGCTGGAGGCCATTCCCGCCCAGGAGCGCACCCCTGAGATGGATAGTGAGCTGGCCCGCGCCTATAACAACTGGGGTGCTCCGCGTTCCAATCGGGAGGCCCTTAAAAAGGCCATCGCCCTGCTGAAGCCCCATGAAGAATATTTTGCGGGTGATCACTTCTGGAACTTCCGCATAGGTTATGCCTATTACTATCTGAATCAGGAGGGCCGCGCTCTGCGATACTTTGAAAAGGCTTTGGAAGCCCGCCCCGACGATGAGGATACCAAAGAATTCATTGATTGGTGCAAGAAAGGCATCGCCCTGCCTCAGTTTAGTGAGTGCTTCCGAGAGCGAACGGAAGATTGGTGGGAAACCTTTGCCGAGATGGAAGGGGCACTGCGCCAAATGATGGACGATGACAAAGACCATACCCGTGGCGCAGAGATTGTGGCCCAGATGGAGAATGCCCTGAACCTGGTCTTTGATGATATTTCCTTCGAGATGGGTTTCAATGGAGAAAAATATGAGCTGATCCTCACCCCGGAGGGAGACAAGGTCAAGCTGTTTGAGTTAGTCTATTTCCAAAAGCACGCGACTAAAGAAGTGCTGGAGCACTGGAACATCCTGGTGGGCCGTCAGCCCATCCAGAACATCGGCCTGCGCACCGATGACGGCTGGGAAATCTCCGGAGAGGATGTGCAAATTTGGCTGGAGGGGCAGGGCGAAAACAGTTTTGCCATCTCCGCCTACTGTGAAAAGCTGCTGCCTATGCTTGGGGAGGAAGAAGGCCGGGCCTGGTGGATGCTCACTACCCTCACCGACCAGGTGCTGGGTGAGATCCCCCACATGCGGTACATAGACAGCTTCGATGTGCTGGAGGAACCCAAAGAGGAACCGTCCATTCTCATGTCTCAGCTCCCCGAAAAGCTGCGGGAAAAAGGGCTGGAACTCTCCACCGACCCAGAATCCTTTTTGGAAACCTATATGGGCTACCAGATGAAGCCCCATGAGGACCCGGACGCCGACTGGCGCTTGGATGTGGTGGTTGGCTCCACCTGCTGCGCCCCTCTTGTCAACGGCTATCTGAACGCGGATAACGATTTTATGGACAATCTCCACGCCGACGGCGTGGTGGCGGGCTTCTTCTGCTACCCCCTGGATACCCTGCGGGAGGAGGAAGGCAGTGAAAAGATCTTCGACTTCCGGGACAGGCTGGAGGAATCCCTCGCCACTGGGGACGGCCCGGAGGCGCTCACCCTCACTGGCGGAGCCACCGGCCTCTACTGCGGCTATGTGGACTTTATCGCCTGGGACATCCAGACGGCACTGAACAAGGCGAAGGAGTTCTTTGAAGGGACGGACATCCCCTGGGCCAGCTTCCACACCTTCCGCCGTGAGGCGGGCTCGGTACGCCTGAAGCAGCAGGAGGATGAACCGGATGCCAAGGAGCAGGAGAACGAGCTTGAGGAAACCCTGACGGGCATGGACTATATCCCCTACACCCCGGAAAATGCCGAGGCGTTCTTCGCACAGATCGAGCAGTGGAACGACGAGGACGAGTACACCCGCTGTATCCAGGCGCTGAACGCCATCCCGGAGGATTGGCGGAACTACCGCACCGCCTATGCTCTGGCGAGGGCGCTGGAAAACTACGCCATCATCGGGGACCATGACGAGGGCACCCCCAACTACAAGGGGGACAAGGCTCTTCTGCGGGCCATTCAGGTACTGGAGTCCGTCCGGGAGGAAGGACAGGACAAGGCGGAGTGGAATATGCGTATGGCTTATGCCTATCAGTATCTCCACGGTCAGGAGGAAAAGGCCATCCCCTACGCCCAGCGGTGGGCAGAGCTGGAGCCGGAGGATGAAAATGCCCCGGCGGTGATTCGGGAGTGCAGGACGGAGATCCGGAAACGCCAGCGCAGCCGGAACAAAAAGGCCAAGTTCATTCCTGGGGATACCCCTTTCGAGGGCTTCGATCTCACCAACTTCTGGGATGACAATCTGTATGCGCAAAAAGAGTATATCAGCGAGCCGCCCTCTGACGGGCTGATCGCCAGCGTGGAGGAGGAGCTGGGCTACAAGCTTCCTGCCTCCTACATCTGGCTGATGAAACAGCACAACGGCGGAATTCCAGTAAACACCTGCTATCCCTGCGATGAGCCAACCTGCTGGGCAGAGGATCATGTGGCCATTACCGGCATTTTCGGCATCGGGCGGGAAAAGAACTGCTCTCTCTGCGGAAACTTAGGCAGCCAGTTCATGATCGACGAGTGGGAGTATCCCGCCATCGGCGTAGCCATCTGCGACTGTCCCAGCGCCGGACACGACATGATCTTCCTGGACTACCGGGCCTGCGGCCCCCAGGGAGAGCCTGCGGTAGTCCATGTGGATCAGGAGAACGACTACAAGATCACCCATCTGGCAGACAGCTTCGAGGAATTCATCCGCGGACTGGAGCATGAATCTCTCTATGATCCGGATGAAGATGCAGACGATCTTGACGAGGAGGATGATGCTGACGAGGAGGAAACCGACCGCACGGGCCCCTTTGCCGGTTTTGTTTTGCTGTCCAAGGGAGCATGGGACAAACAGCAGTTCATCCGGGACATGAAGGAGACATGGAACATCACCGTGGAGGAATGCGACGCCAGTGAGGAGAAGGACGACGATGCGCTGGTATTCGAGGTAGGCGATATGCTTGCCGCTGTCAGTCTGGCGACTTATCCTATCCCCAACGGCGAAGCGGAACTGAATGCCGAGAATAACTATATGTGGGAGGATGCGGTCCAAGTTGCCAGGGAGCACCGCGCCCATATCATGGTGGCTGTGCTGGGTAAAGAGGAAAAGGTTCTGGAGAAAGGCAAGCTCTTCACTAAGCTGGTGGCCGCCTGCTGCCGCCAGGAATACGCCACCGGCGTCTACACCAGCGGTGTGGTATTTGAGCCCCGGTTCTACGAGGGCTTTGCCGATATGATCAAAGAGGACGAACTGCCCATCTTCAATTGGGTCTGGTTCGGCCTGTATCGGAGCGAGGGCGGCTTGAACGCCTACACCTACGGCATGGACGTGTTCGGCAAGGAGGAGATGGAAGTGCTGAACACCGACGCCGAGCCGGGGGATCTGCGGGACTTTTTGGCCAGCCTTGCCTCCTATGTGCTGGCGTGTGATGTCATGCTACAAGATGGCGAGACCATCGGCTTTTCCGCGGACGATAAGCACACCATCACCCGCAGTCCCGGCGTCTCTCTGCCGGAGGAGCAGATGACCCTGAAAATCAGCTGGGAACCGCTGGATGGCGATCCGGATGAGGGCGGTGAGAACGGCCCGGAGGGTGACGGTCCCCAGGAGGAAAGCCCCGGCGGGCCTGAGGCCTACACTGAGGAGGAGATGGCGGCCGTCGAGGGGCACATTGAGCAGTATTTCGGTGAAGTTGAGAATGTGTTCCACGAGCTGGTCTCCCCGGACATCCATGTGGACATCTGCATCGTGCCGCCCTCTGAGAAGCGGGACTACTACACCCTAGTGACGATGGGTATGGGCGCTCACCGCATGAAGGTGCCGGAGGAATTGGCGGAATACAAGCTGGAACGGGCGGAGCTTGCCATCGCCCTGCCGAGGGACTGGAAGCTGGATCAGGAATCTATGAAGGATGAGCGGTGGTATTGGCCCATTCGCCTGCTGAAAGTCCTGGCCCGTCTGCCCATTGCCAGCAATACCTGGCTGGGCTTCGGCCATACCATGGACAATGAGCAGCCCTTTGCAAAGGACACAAAGCTGTGCGCCGCTATTCTGACCGGCCCCCAGGACACCGAAGATGGCAGCGAAGTCTGCATCCTGCCGGGCGGCGAGGAGGTCAACTTCTATCAGGTGATCCCCCTCTACCGGGATGAATTGGAGTTTAAAATGGCCCATGACGCAGACGCCCTGCTGGACAAGATGGCGGGGATCAGTTTTGTCGTAAACCCAAGCCGCCAGGATGCTATCACTCGTGGCACCCTTTCCAATGATGATTTTGACGGCGAGATGGACGATGCCTCCTATCATATCGAGAGCATTGAGGAGAAGGAACTGCCCATTGACCCCATCAATGCCTACAACCACATGGCAATTTACTTGCGCTGGTGCATGGAGCACGACCTGATGGGGGAGGACTTCATGGAGGAATACGGCGAAGTGGTCAAACAGGTCAAGACCAATCCCAGCAGCGTGGACCTGCGGGAGTTCATCCGGGATGAGCTGGACGGCTGCCTGTTCTCTGTGTTGTTCCATCAGCAAGGCCGGGCCTTTGCGGGCTATTACTACGGAGAGGGCGACAGCCCCTACTATCCTGCCGATGTTGATGACAACGCCCTCCGCTTCTTCGGCCCGGAACGGTATCACTCCGACGAGTTCCAGGACGAAGCCTACCTGTTTATCCCCTTTGACGAGGACTACTACCAGGCCATGGCCAAAGTAATCGAAGAACGCTTTGAGAACTGGCAGGGGCAGGACTTTGACGAGGATACGCTGGAGCCCTCTGAGGTGGCCCAGGCCATCATGGAGTATCTGGACTGTGAGTGTACCTATTTCCCCTCCATGGCGGACGACGATCCCATCATGTCGGCTTACAGCTATGCCAAGCGGAACAGCGCCCATGAGGGTTTTATTCCCGTGCTCATCAAGGCGGATGACGAAACACTGTTGGAGTGTCTGGTGATGAATGCCGACCCGGAGCACGACGCAGACTGCTATGCATTTGACCTCAAAACTGTGGAGGAGTACCGGAAAAGGCTGCTGGCCGCTCCCGTCAAGGATGGAAAGTCCGTTCTGGAGGGATTGACCAGCCAGCGCAAGGAAGAAGCCGAGGACGATGACATGGACTGGGAGGAGGAAGTCCTGGGCGAGATGGAGGGCGGCTATGACAATGACCGCTTCTCCTGCTACTGGGATTCGGATAGCCACATGACCCATCCTCTCATTCTGGTCAAAATTCCGGTGAAGAACCCCTGGGAGATCTTCGCCTACCTGCCCTTTGGAAATTGGAATGAGTGCCCTGACACGCCGGAGCTGATGGCGGTGGCGAAATACTGGTTTGAGCGGTATGGCGCTATTCCTGCGGCCATGAGCCACGACGAGCTGGAATTTGACCTTCCGGCCCCTGTTTCCAAGGAGAAGGCTATGGAAGTCGCCACAGAGCAGTACGGCTTCTGCCCAGATATCGTAGACCAGGAACAGGATGACCCCACAGTGGGCAATCTGGCAGATGTCCTGCGGCAGTCCACCGTCTGGTACTTCTGGTGGGATTGA
- a CDS encoding CbrC family protein, giving the protein MTEYQKTYIELKKQFSKTDGGPDSVRALYAFKEELEQNEDPQAKEVLVDVYDLLAFKKDAYELLCQIGDRSDKKTLKRMGTLKDYAENWGNHYALPKPKTPEEKREEKERRARLGLPAFRYHPDPLDTGAFEESEEGVICDCCGKATPIFYSNPFFSVEDIAYLCPACIASGEAARKYDGSFQDDYSLDDGVNDPEKLDELIHRTPGYSGWQQEYWRAHCGDYCAFLGYVGARELRALGALEDVLDDPMWDDEQKETIRESVNGGHLQCYLFQCLQCGKHLVWMDMD; this is encoded by the coding sequence ATGACAGAATATCAGAAAACCTATATCGAACTGAAAAAGCAGTTTTCCAAAACCGATGGCGGCCCGGACAGTGTCCGTGCCCTCTATGCCTTCAAGGAGGAACTGGAGCAGAATGAGGACCCGCAGGCCAAGGAAGTACTGGTGGATGTATACGATCTGTTGGCCTTCAAAAAGGATGCCTACGAGCTCCTCTGCCAAATTGGAGATCGCTCCGATAAAAAGACCCTCAAGCGGATGGGGACGTTAAAGGACTACGCGGAAAACTGGGGCAACCACTATGCCCTCCCCAAGCCCAAAACGCCGGAGGAAAAGCGGGAAGAGAAGGAGCGGCGGGCCCGGCTGGGCCTGCCCGCCTTCCGGTATCACCCGGACCCTCTGGATACCGGTGCTTTCGAGGAGTCCGAGGAGGGCGTTATCTGCGACTGTTGCGGAAAAGCGACTCCTATCTTCTATAGCAATCCATTTTTTTCCGTGGAGGATATTGCGTATCTGTGCCCGGCGTGTATCGCCAGCGGTGAGGCAGCCCGGAAATATGACGGCAGCTTTCAGGACGATTACTCTTTAGATGATGGCGTAAACGATCCGGAGAAGTTGGACGAGCTCATCCACCGCACCCCTGGCTACTCCGGCTGGCAGCAGGAATATTGGCGGGCCCACTGCGGTGACTACTGTGCCTTTCTAGGTTATGTGGGCGCCAGAGAACTGCGGGCGCTGGGTGCGCTGGAGGATGTGCTGGACGATCCCATGTGGGACGATGAGCAAAAGGAAACCATCCGGGAATCCGTCAATGGCGGACATTTACAATGCTATCTGTTCCAGTGCCTACAATGTGGAAAGCACCTGGTCTGGATGGATATGGATTAA